The genomic segment AACATTAAATTTGGTCTTGTCTATATGATCTTCTTTATCAGCAATAGTTAAAACCTCGCTTTCGTCAATACAATCAACTTCTAGAGCTTCAAGAATTTTTGCTTCACTAAGATGCCCTATACGGCACTTAGCCATAACTGGTATTGAAACGGCTTCTTGAATCTTTTTGATCATCGAAGGATCGCTAGCTCTTGCTATTCCACCATCTCTAATAATTATTGCCGGCACTCTTTCAAGAGCCATAACCGCTGTAGCACCTGCGTCTTCCGCAATTCTCGCCTGCTCAACGTTCATTACGTCCATTATCACTCCACCACAAAGCATATTTGTAAAGGCTATCTTCGGATCCATTTTTTAAAATCAATGCATACATTATTGCAATGTAATTTAACAACATATCTCCCGATATTCAAGGTATATTTGTATTAATTTTTTTGATAAATAAAAAACAATCTTTACATAAGATGAATCATATAATAGCTTATTACTAAAATAGCAAATGTGTGCAAAATGAAAAGATTTTTAGGTTTGGTACTTTTGTCAGTACTTATTGGATGTAACACTATTGAAAGCAAAATTGATAACTTTTTCGATAAAAAATCAAGCGAGAATCCTAAACTTGTGGCTCTACCTTCGAAAAATCCATTAGAGGTTAAGATTGCTGTTTTTCTACCTCTATCTGGCAAATATCAGCGTCTAGGTCAAAGTATTTTAGACTCTATGCAATTAGCCATTTATGAGCTTGGTGCTGATAATATAACCTATAGAGCAATTGATTTAGGCAGTGATTCTGTTAGCGCTGAAAAAGCAATGGATACTGTCAATCTCGACGATATAGATATAATTCTTGGACCAATATTTAAGGATCAAGCAGAAATTGTTTACAAGCAAGCCAAAAAGAACAACCTCTTGATGATCACTTATTCTAATGATTTAGATTTGATGAACATACAAGGTCTTTATATATTTGACATAATTCCTAACCAACAAATCAAAAAAGTAGTTCAATATGCAAGTAGTAAACAGTATTCTAACATTTATTCAGTTGCACCTAAAAATAAATATGGGGATTTTGTTGAAAAAACATTATTAGAAAATAGAGGAGCAGACCATTATAATGTTAAAAAGGTTTCACTTTATACTGCTTCGAATTTGCCAGTTGTAAAAAGGTTCACTTTAAGCGATGCTATACTAAGCACAAAAAGCTCTATAAAATATGATGTTTCTAATAAACTACCAGGATTTGGTCACCCCGCAATTCTTCTTCCAGAACAAAATAATAATTTAGTTAACGTAATTAATCAGTTACAATTTTTGCACAGTAGTAGCGATTCTAAATACAAAGTTTTGGGAATTGGGGATTGGAGTCAATATTCACTTGCACAAAACATCATCACCAGAAAAGCTTGGGTAGCTGATGTACCTCACAAACTACTTTCTGAATTTGAATCTCGTTTCCAGGATAATTATAAATATGCCCCTCCTAGAATCGCAGCAATTTCTTATGATTCGATAATGTTAATCTCGGCTATTATTAAAAAAGCAAATAATGGAATAATCTTAAAATTTGAGGACCTTGAAAGAACCGATGGTTATCAAGGTATGACTGGTGCATTTAGATTAAAATCAAATGGGGTTAATGATAGACTCTTTGCTGTATATGAATATGAAAGGGGAGCTATGAAAGAAATTTTGGCTGCAGATAGTGGATTTTAATATTAGATTCTATATTAATATTATTACTACTTGCTCAACTCTTTAGCCATACCCTGTTTTAGTTGGCCTTGATTAGAATGATATAGATTCAAAAATTTTTCGTATTGCTCACTTAATATTAGATTGAAATTTTCAGCTAAGAACTTAAGTATGGCATTAACTTGGTAAAATTCACTCTCATCAAATTTGTTTAATACATAATTAGTAACC from the Candidatus Bandiella numerosa genome contains:
- a CDS encoding penicillin-binding protein activator, yielding MKRFLGLVLLSVLIGCNTIESKIDNFFDKKSSENPKLVALPSKNPLEVKIAVFLPLSGKYQRLGQSILDSMQLAIYELGADNITYRAIDLGSDSVSAEKAMDTVNLDDIDIILGPIFKDQAEIVYKQAKKNNLLMITYSNDLDLMNIQGLYIFDIIPNQQIKKVVQYASSKQYSNIYSVAPKNKYGDFVEKTLLENRGADHYNVKKVSLYTASNLPVVKRFTLSDAILSTKSSIKYDVSNKLPGFGHPAILLPEQNNNLVNVINQLQFLHSSSDSKYKVLGIGDWSQYSLAQNIITRKAWVADVPHKLLSEFESRFQDNYKYAPPRIAAISYDSIMLISAIIKKANNGIILKFEDLERTDGYQGMTGAFRLKSNGVNDRLFAVYEYERGAMKEILAADSGF